The genomic segment TTTTGAAGTTGCTATTTACTTGCAAGTTGCCGcacttttcttcttttttctttaatttttttctatctcgctttttttttaatccacCATAAAAAGCCCACCTTCATTGGGACTAAAAAAATAGAGGAGATAAGTTTTAGGATAAATGAGCTCGGGTTATGGCCAATATTAAGGACATTCATATAAGGTTTGCCTATTTCATTTATTTGCTAGTTATGTATGTTAAGTTTGTATAAGATCAATAGGTTTTTATAGATATGCTTTTTATTCGGAATTTGGAATTTAAACATTAGTCCAATAGAAGGGAGCAGGCAAAAAAGAACAAACCCACAGTGCTTTGGTTTGAGTTTTTGGTAGTTGCTACAGGTTTGTGCCACAAGGATGTATCTTTAAATTCATAGATCAGTTGTCTCCACGTTCTATATATAATGCTATCATTACTTCATAGGATTTTATGCCACATTTGGATTGCCTTTGTAAGTGTCTTAGTCTAGTTTTTGAAAAGCTGCTGATGCTTGACGGACAAGTTTTGATTTACTCTAGCTATGTCAAAACTAAGTAATCAATCCTAAGCATTGGTCtgagatttatatttttttgaaagaaactaTAGTCCTTGTTGGCATGATTGAACAATTCCAAGTTTtgactttttattcttttttgcatTGTTTTGATATTATTACAGAATCGGCAAAGCTATACTCAGCTGATTGAGACAAAAAAGAGTCTGGGTGATGGAGAAGTTAGTAAGACAGAGAAATACAAAGAATTCTGTACTCAATATGTCCGGCTACATGGCATTTTATTTACTCGGACTAGGTACTGAGCCTCTGCTTGCATTTAAGGTCCCACGAGATGTCATTTAACCATCCtgatttatttttctctttttttccaGCCTCGAAACATTTGGTGTCGTTCTTTCTTCAGTCAAGGGAGCTTTTCATGAACTTCTATCTTCTGGACCGGAGGAGTCATTAAATTTTGGAAGAGACAGTATGGAAAATGGACTCGTCATTTTGAGGCTTGTAGTTATTCTCATATTTACCGTTTATAATGCAAGTAAGAAGAATGATGATCAATCGTATGCTGAAATCTTACAGCATAATCTTGTCTGTGAGAATGCTAAGACTGTTACGTATGAGCTTATGAGTCTTGTTGCCGAGAGATCCGCACAACTCTCTGATCCTGCCTCTAGCTTCCTTCTACCCGGTATTCTTGTATTTCTTGAGTGGCTTGCCTGTTCTCCAGATTTCACATCATGTACGACCAATGAGAAAAAATGTAATGTTGCTAAATCTTCTTTTTGGAAGCATTGCTCAAGTTTGTTCAATAGGCTCCTCTCGAGTCGTCTGGTTGCAGTTGATGATGATGGGGAGGAAAGTTGCTTTACTAACATGAGCAGATATGTTGAAGGGAACAATGAAAGTCGACTTGCTTTATCGGAGGATTTTGAGTTGAGGGGCTTTTTGCCCCTTATTCCTGCACAGAGTATTCTGGATTTTTCAAGGAAGCAGTCTATTACTGCTGGTGGCAGCACCAAGGAAAAACGAACCCGAGTCAAAAGAATTATTGCTGCCGGCAGAGCCTTGGTTTGTATAGCGATGGTTGATCACAAATCTGTATCTTTTAATCCGAAGGTGAAGCAATTTGTCATTGGAGTTCAACCACAAGTTTCTGACAATAGCATGCCAAGCTCATATGTGGGGCCAGCTGAGCCACATTCCAGTGGACAAGAGGTTATGCTTTCATCTGTTAATTCTGCAACAATGAGGGAAAATGTTAAGCTGTTACTTGAAGGAGATGATGACGATGAAGAGATCGTTTTCAAGCCAGCACTAGTTGACAAACAGATAGATGCTCATGCCGTAGAACAATCATGGAACTTTCCTGAGGATTTGAAGAAGGGTAGGAGTACCCCACCCGTAACCAGGATGCCTTATGAACAGGTCACATCTGAGCGTGTTCAGTCATCTAACATCATTGCTCCCGAGCGTCCTTCAGTGAGGGATTTACCAAATTCATCATGGCTTGTTGAACAGAAAGCTTTAGTTGCAAATGGCATGAAGAAATTGAGGTTTGTGGAAAATGGCCACGACGTGAAGTCTGAAATAAAAGGAAGTGTGGGCGTGTCTGATGCTGCTTCATTTTTGCCTCCCCAATCATCTGTTAGTTCAATTAATGTTGCCACATTGTCGGACTACCGGAGAACACCAGAAGCTATGCTTTCGTCAAAGATGGATTTTGTTGCATTTCCTGATGCCCCTACTGAAAATTTTGCTGAAAAGCCGCCAGCTCTTGTTTCAGTAGCATCTAAAGGTCAAATGGGCCGCCTTGTTAGGCATCTTGGACCTCCGCCTGGTTTTAGTCCTGTTCCTCCAAAACACGTTTTCATGCCAATGTCTAGCATGGCTGGAACGAATGGCTCTTTAATGATCGATGATTACAACTGGCTGGATGGTCACATGCAATCCTTAGCAAGCAGTGTAGGGTCAAATCATGCTAGTAATAATGCGTCACTCGGAAATTCTCAGTTTAGTAATATGAATAGCTCGAATGGAAATGCTGGCTTTCCATTCCCTGGGATGCAAGCTTCTTCCGTTCAGTTTCAAGGGGGGAATTTCAAAAGCTATTCCGAGAACCCGTCTTTCCGCAATCTTAACCCAAACCATGGACACAAGTTGCTTGAGCAACAGCATCTTATGAATGGAATTCATCAGTTTACTCCTCAGCCGGAGCAATACCAAGGACAATCCACCTGGAACGGCCAATATCGTGTTTGAGTTCGCTATGACTGTTGTGGTCGTATGGATAATGAGTGTCAATGCTTCATACAGTGGATCTTATGTTACTGTCTAAATCTCGAGTTCATTTCTAGGTGATGGTTCATCGGCATTGATCCAAAATTCATGTCTTGATTGTCCTTTACTTTTGGAGGCCCGGAGATTCAAACTGGTGAATGTCCTGCATAATTTTGCCATTTACACTCCCCATCTTTGTTCTGCTATCTGTGTGGATTCGTATACCAAGTGGTGGGGTGTGTAAGGTGTCCAACTAGGAGTTGCTGCCAAATCTGTGAGTAACTTGCTTTAGAACTACCATActatttttttactttcttacgttgttttatttttgattgttcATCTGCTGACTTAAAAAGTAAACCTAAATAGTAGACATGGTTATTGCTCTGCTTTCTCTTTTACATTGGACTTGTTTGTTCAGTACTCTTGATTGctgtatatataatttttgctCTTCGTCGCTAATCCAGACCTACATTAGCCTATTGACCATTTTCGAAGAAACACCCTGCCTTTGagcgtttttttttttcagtgcaGGAACTTAATTGAGATTTCCTTTCTTTGTAGAgtccccctcccccccccccccctttttAAAGGAATTCTTCCACAAAACCCCCCAATCTAGTCAGGGTGATTGCAAGAAATGCTTTTAATATACTTTACTGTTTCCAAACACGCACAACTAACATAGGGGCGAGTATAGGGTGGGTTGAACATTCATTGTGTGCTGAACCAATACGCCCTTCATTCTTGTTTGTTATATGTtatacaattcaatattaaaagggtttttaattaaattaacccGGGCCATGGCCTAGGCAGGCCCGGGCTTAGATTTCCCCTTGCTACTAAGTACTAACTTAACCGCACTTTGTTGCTAATAATCAATCTTATATCATCTGTTTATTGGAGGATGTTGCATTTCATGGTTTTAACCTTAATTGATCTTAAATATTGTGCTATGCAGATTATGCGGATTCTTCTGGTAGATGTGGAACGCGTGATATGGCTTATCGCCGAGTTAATGAATTATGTTGCCGCCTAGTTGACTTTGCTATCTTGGTAGGTTGAGTCAGTTGGTGGTTAACAAATTGCATTGAAAAAACAGCTCTATTGGGTCAGATCGACAGTCGTCTGATGGTGATGTTAATCTTAGTGTCTTTAAGGTGGTCAGACAGCAGCTGTTACCGAAATATTGCTGAAACTAGTGTTCTCTCCCCCCGAAGTTTCTTGGATATTCTTGAGGCTTTATCTGGGAGTCGCGATGCTTATgcgaatatatgaaactaaaatACGTAATACGTTATACGTTATAGCCTCTTATCAAAAGGGCTCCTAAATAATCATCAGGAGAAATGGTGACCTTTGTTTAAGTTGAATTGTGTGGCTGCGTTTGTGTTATTTGAACctatttattgtttttagttTGAAGCAAGAACTATGTACTTGAAAACCTTCCTATTTCGCCAagttattttaagatttttacgagacaattttagttgtttaatattTTACGCTGATTTTGGGTTTGTTATGTTTGTTACGCGTTTTGCGCATTCCTCATGCCTTATAATCTTGGCTTGGCAACTACAGTTTATTTTTACATTTCATGTCGATCATTGATGTTAGATTACGCCCATGAAACATGAATACATACTTGTATTTTTTGTGTTACTTCTTTCGTTCATTTTCAAATGTTTCATTTAATACTGTTTATAATTATTGctattaagtattgaattagTGTGTTGGTAAACATGCAAAAGCAAATTAAATGAAAGGAATTAATATTCTATTTTAAACGAATCTACTCTAATAAAAAACTCACAATAACAAATTGATTTTCCGAAAGATATTATTGGCTACTTTAAGGCCCAATGTCACCCAATCTACTGCCAATCCTTCAACACAAATTAGTACTTGACAATCGATATATACACAGTTAAATGTCTCAATTAATACgatttaaaacaaattaaaaaataaattttctattttaaaaccGTTTTATAAAGAGTTGATGTTCATAATAAGAGTAACAATTCCTTCAAACTCGCTTaacccattaacaataactccCTAATAATTGATTCAATCACCATTCCTAATCATTctcttttttctctaataataaaTGGGAATAAAAGAAGCATAATAATTTATGAGTCTTGTATATCTCACTTTTTGTTATTTCAATTAAGGgtaaagtaaaattaatattaaactaatatttaaatcatagaattaaatgaaattaaaatgagaTAACCTAGAAAACTTAGTggaaattaaattttacaatCTTACATAgaaattaacttttaaatttttaagagagtTATTGATTAGTCTAATAATTGCGAATTTTCTTGTATTTATCTTTGTAATACGAGTTAAATTCATACTAtctacataaaaaaatatatttttttctatatttttattaattatctaATATACTGAGAGTAAAAAAAATGCTCAAGGAATTAGTAAGAGTTGGGGACAAATGAAAGAAAAGGCGAATCATGTTTGCACTAATTTCTTAGCTAAACAGTCTTTAACTCACATTGCATGCGAAATCGGACAAAATGAGATATTCCGACAGCCTATTTTCTAAATAATGAGTATAGTCTCATTAAATtgaacttaaaatatttttaaaaattttaattttaaggtgcaaacttaaagtaaataatcttttaattttttaagaattaCACAAAGTTCAAGAAATTAAGTACATATATTAAATTGATCAAATCATGTTTtctaaagagagaaaaaagTGAGTTTGACAAATGAGAGTATATATAAAATCAATTCTCATAATTCCTCGTTTCTTTTGACTTTTTACATAGTTTAATATACCAATATGATTCTTAATATCTTTTAAATGGTGATGAAatagtataatatttttattgttgcaaGTCTATTGAAACGAAAATATTTTATACACAGTATATCTCTCTCAATTAacactatttttcattttatttcattttaatgattttacgTCATTTCTTTTTCgaaaacaatttcactttttttcttttaatttgatcGTAAATTTTTTCTATTTCCTTGATCTaaaaatactcatttttttattcgtccaaaaaaaaaaagacgtaGTGTTAATCCAAACTAGAGTTACACTACTCCAAATTAGGAGTACCACCTTTATATACTTGAAATCCATTATTTGCTCACCAAACTCTATTTTCATCCACTTCCTCTCCATTTTTAGAGACCAACATTcttaacaaaacaaaaacatactccacaaaccacaaaccacaaaccacaaaccacaaacaaaacatgaaattaaacaacaaaaacaaaaccccaTTATTCTTTCATAC from the Amaranthus tricolor cultivar Red isolate AtriRed21 chromosome 12, ASM2621246v1, whole genome shotgun sequence genome contains:
- the LOC130796705 gene encoding nonsense-mediated mRNA decay factor SMG7; protein product: MIVQMEKTPNSTSKERAEQLLKKNIELEKKRQKSLQAKIPSDFNTWLQIRENYEAIILEDYAFSEKNNIEYSLWQLHYKRIEEFRALFNAAQASGRSSAAANSGRAPLQPDRITKIRVQFKAFLSEATGFYHDLILKIKAKYGLPLGHFNEDSDNEAVMGTDSAKSSDVKKALVSCHRCLIYLGDLARYKGSYGEGESRAREFSAASSYYLQAASLWPSNGNPHHQLAILSTYSNDELVAVYRYFRSLAAEVPFPTAKDNLVIAFEKNRQSYTQLIETKKSLGDGEVSKTEKYKEFCTQYVRLHGILFTRTSLETFGVVLSSVKGAFHELLSSGPEESLNFGRDSMENGLVILRLVVILIFTVYNASKKNDDQSYAEILQHNLVCENAKTVTYELMSLVAERSAQLSDPASSFLLPGILVFLEWLACSPDFTSCTTNEKKCNVAKSSFWKHCSSLFNRLLSSRLVAVDDDGEESCFTNMSRYVEGNNESRLALSEDFELRGFLPLIPAQSILDFSRKQSITAGGSTKEKRTRVKRIIAAGRALVCIAMVDHKSVSFNPKVKQFVIGVQPQVSDNSMPSSYVGPAEPHSSGQEVMLSSVNSATMRENVKLLLEGDDDDEEIVFKPALVDKQIDAHAVEQSWNFPEDLKKGRSTPPVTRMPYEQVTSERVQSSNIIAPERPSVRDLPNSSWLVEQKALVANGMKKLRFVENGHDVKSEIKGSVGVSDAASFLPPQSSVSSINVATLSDYRRTPEAMLSSKMDFVAFPDAPTENFAEKPPALVSVASKGQMGRLVRHLGPPPGFSPVPPKHVFMPMSSMAGTNGSLMIDDYNWLDGHMQSLASSVGSNHASNNASLGNSQFSNMNSSNGNAGFPFPGMQASSVQFQGGNFKSYSENPSFRNLNPNHGHKLLEQQHLMNGIHQFTPQPEQYQGQSTWNGQYRV